A single genomic interval of Calypte anna isolate BGI_N300 chromosome 3, bCalAnn1_v1.p, whole genome shotgun sequence harbors:
- the SRF gene encoding serum response factor isoform X2, with product MEFIDNKLRRYTTFSKRKTGIMKKAYELSTLTGTQVLLLVASETGHVYTFATRKLQPMITSETGKALIQTCLNSPDSPPRSDPTTDQRMSATGFEETDLTYQVSESDSSGETKDGLKPAFTVTNLPGTTSTIQTAPTTSTSMQVSSGPSFPITNYLAPVSASISPNAVTSANGTVLKTTGASAVTSGGLMPIPTGFTLMSGGTMAQQVPVQAIQVHQAPQQTTPSSDSSTDLTQTSSSGTVTLPATIMTSSVPTTVGGHMMYPSPHAVMYAPTPGLADGGLAVLNAFSQAPSAMQVSHGQVQDQGGVPQVFLTAPSGTVQIPVSAVQLHQMAVIGQQSSSGSSLTELQVVNLDTSHSNSFSYRLHQLFIVAFSRFLHPHMHTHTHTHTNTHPHTHIHTGMHVGLQDPPRVELCWGHAGLGSVLDAAIAVLVSCQPKKLVS from the exons gcCTATGAGCTTTCCACGTTGACCGGCACTCAagtcctgctgctggtggccagCGAGACAGGCCACGTGTACACGTTTGCCACACGGAAGCTGCAACCCATGATCACCAGTGAGACGGGGAAGGCATTGATCCAAACGTGCCTCAACTCCCCAGACTCACCCCCACGCTCAGACCCAACCACTGACCAGCGCATGAGTGCCACAGGCTTTGAGGAGACAGATCTCACCTACCAGGTCTCTGAATCGGACAGCAGTGGGGAAACCAAG gatGGACTGAAACCAGCGTTCACTGTCACCAACCTGCCAGGGACAACATCTACCATCCAAACAGCCCCAACCACCTCGACCTCCATGCAGGTCAGCAGTGGCCCATCATTCCCCATCACTAATTACCTGGCGCCAGTGTCTGCCAGCATCAGCCCCAATGCCGTCACCAGTGCCAACGGGACAGTGCTGAAGACTACTGGAGCCAGTGCAGTGACATCTGGGGGCCTCATGCCTATACCCACCGGCTTCACCCTCATGTCAG gtGGTACCATGGCTCAGCAGGTCCCGGTCCAGGCGATCCAGGTGCATCAGGCACCGCAGCAAACAACTCCCTCTAGTGACAGCAGCACTGACCTTACCCAGACCTCTTCCAGTGGAACAG TGACCCTCCCAGCGACCATCATGACGTCGTCTGTGCCAACCACAGTGGGTGGGCACATGATGTACCCCAGCCCACACGCGGTGATGTACGCGCCCACACCTGGCCTTGCGGACGGTGGACTTGCAGTCCTCAACGCTTTCTCACAGGCACCCTCAGCGATGCAGGTGTCCCACGGCCAGGTCCAGGATCAGG GTGGCGTCCCCCAAGTGTTCCTGACAGCCCCATCAGGCACTGTTCAGATCCCAGTCTCAGCTGTCCAGCTTCACCAG ATGGCTGTCATcgggcagcagagcagcagtggcagcagcctGACGGAGCTGCAAGTGGTGAACTTGGACACTTCACA cagcaatTCCTTCTCGTACAGACTGCACCAGTTATTTATTGTTGCCTTTTCACGTTTCCTTCAtccacacatgcacacacacacacacacacacacaaacacgcacccacacacacacatacacacaggcATGCACGTGGGGCTTCAGGACCCACCCAGggtggagctgtgctggggccaTGCAGGGCTTGGGAGCGTTTTGGATGCTGCAATAGCTGTGCTTGTCTCATGCCAGCCAAAGAAACTTGTCTCTTGA